One stretch of Pseudobacteriovorax antillogorgiicola DNA includes these proteins:
- a CDS encoding TlpA family protein disulfide reductase, with product MKIASILFLGLMSMSALGTIKPKALNQLRGLDGQTWQSSKQDVVVLHFLASWCQGCGPTLKLLDSTVSGQQARIVPVSVDEEIQQARDYFSGKKLLTQYYSKAFWDKDALLAKQLKIEAIPSVVVIDSNGKEAMRLEGHPTAAQLGKLKGIIEKDNQ from the coding sequence ATGAAGATAGCAAGTATTTTATTCCTTGGACTTATGTCTATGTCAGCCTTAGGGACCATAAAACCTAAGGCATTAAATCAGCTTCGTGGTTTAGACGGCCAAACATGGCAATCAAGCAAACAAGATGTTGTGGTCCTGCACTTTCTTGCTTCTTGGTGCCAAGGCTGTGGCCCCACACTGAAACTGCTAGATTCTACAGTTTCGGGGCAACAAGCTAGAATTGTGCCTGTGAGCGTAGATGAGGAGATTCAGCAGGCTCGCGACTATTTTTCCGGCAAGAAGCTTTTAACTCAATACTATAGCAAGGCTTTTTGGGATAAGGATGCCTTGCTGGCTAAACAGCTGAAAATTGAAGCGATTCCAAGTGTCGTTGTTATTGATAGCAATGGCAAGGAAGCGATGCGCCTGGAAGGTCATCCTACAGCTGCACAACTTGGCAAGCTCAAGGGAATCATCGAGAAGGACAATCAATGA